Proteins encoded within one genomic window of Mycolicibacterium monacense:
- a CDS encoding ESX-1 secretion-associated protein — MTGGPLFVQTDGLRQFSQTHAEIAAGVSQLVGGAPTVAGVEASHGQIAFAVQNALTGLLGARQGTLQTTARSGDKIAELLQKAAAAYDKGDERSAGKLKAAIEGAGGPGGPASGGGGANTAAGATGAIGQALGQLGQMGQQGSGAVQGLVQGLQQVPQQVMQGVQQIVQAATGAAGAGESERAPVEENRDGGPDAPTPTQQV, encoded by the coding sequence ATGACCGGTGGGCCGCTGTTCGTGCAGACCGATGGTCTGCGCCAGTTCTCGCAGACACATGCCGAGATCGCCGCGGGAGTATCGCAGCTCGTGGGCGGCGCACCGACCGTCGCGGGTGTCGAGGCCTCCCACGGTCAGATCGCCTTCGCGGTCCAGAACGCCCTCACCGGCCTGCTCGGTGCGCGGCAGGGCACTTTGCAGACCACCGCCCGAAGCGGTGACAAGATCGCCGAGCTGCTGCAGAAGGCCGCCGCCGCCTACGACAAGGGCGACGAGCGCTCGGCGGGCAAGCTGAAGGCCGCGATCGAGGGGGCCGGCGGCCCCGGCGGCCCGGCCAGTGGCGGCGGCGGGGCGAACACGGCAGCCGGTGCGACGGGAGCGATCGGCCAGGCACTCGGGCAGCTCGGCCAGATGGGTCAGCAGGGCAGCGGCGCGGTGCAGGGTCTGGTGCAGGGGTTGCAGCAGGTGCCGCAACAGGTCATGCAGGGAGTCCAGCAGATCGTCCAGGCGGCGACGGGCGCCGCCGGTGCGGGCGAGTCCGAGAGGGCGCCGGTGGAAGAGAACCGCGACGGCGGGCCCGACGCGCCGACCCCCACCCAGCAGGTCTGA
- a CDS encoding glucosyl-3-phosphoglycerate synthase yields the protein MTVISRLPELETPELHSADAIARHRWFDTHSWNRPTWTIAELEAAKAGRTVSVVLPALNEEETVAGVIETITPLLGGLVDELIVLDSGSTDDTAIRALAAGARVVSRETALPEVAPQPGKGEVLWRSLAATTGDVIAFVDSDLLDPDPMFVPKLLGPLLLTPGVHLVKGFYRRPLKVSGREDANGGGRVTELVARPLLASLRPELTCLLQPLGGEYAGTRELLTSVPFAPGYGVEIGLVVDTYDRLGLDGIAQVNLGVRTHRNRPLTELASMSRQVIATLMSRVGVGDSGVGLTQFFADGEGFTPRASGVSLEDRPPMATLRPLSAGAKSRQSR from the coding sequence ATGACTGTTATTTCGCGGTTACCGGAACTGGAGACACCAGAACTGCACTCCGCCGACGCGATCGCGCGGCACCGCTGGTTCGACACCCACAGTTGGAACCGTCCGACGTGGACGATCGCCGAACTCGAGGCCGCCAAGGCCGGGCGCACCGTATCGGTGGTCCTGCCCGCGCTCAACGAGGAGGAGACCGTGGCCGGGGTGATCGAGACGATCACCCCACTGCTCGGCGGTCTGGTCGACGAGCTGATCGTGCTGGACTCCGGCTCCACCGACGACACCGCGATCCGGGCCCTGGCCGCCGGGGCGCGGGTGGTCAGCCGGGAGACCGCGCTGCCCGAGGTGGCGCCGCAACCCGGTAAGGGCGAGGTGCTGTGGCGCTCGCTGGCCGCGACGACCGGCGACGTCATCGCCTTCGTCGACTCCGATCTGCTCGACCCCGATCCGATGTTCGTGCCGAAACTGCTCGGCCCGCTGCTGCTCACCCCGGGTGTGCACCTGGTCAAGGGCTTCTACCGGCGCCCGCTCAAGGTGAGCGGGCGTGAGGACGCCAACGGCGGCGGCCGCGTCACCGAACTGGTGGCCCGCCCACTGCTGGCGTCGCTGCGGCCCGAGCTGACCTGCCTGCTGCAACCGCTGGGCGGCGAGTACGCCGGCACCCGCGAACTGCTGACCTCGGTGCCGTTCGCACCCGGATACGGCGTGGAGATCGGCCTGGTGGTCGACACCTACGACCGGCTGGGCCTCGACGGCATCGCCCAGGTCAACCTCGGCGTGCGCACCCACCGCAACCGTCCGCTGACCGAACTGGCGTCGATGAGCCGTCAGGTCATCGCGACGCTGATGTCGCGGGTCGGCGTCGGTGACTCCGGTGTGGGGCTCACCCAGTTCTTCGCCGACGGGGAGGGCTTCACCCCGCGGGCGTCGGGCGTCTCGCTCGAGGACCGGCCGCCGATGGCCACGCTGCGACCCCTGAGCGCCGGCGCGAAGAGCCGCCAGTCCCGCTGA
- a CDS encoding LOG family protein, with the protein MRVPDRPDRPWAVCVYCASSPTDERLLSLAARVGEAIADRGWTLVSGGGNVSAMGALAHAARAHGGRTVGVIPKALVHREVADVDADELVVTDTMRERKQVMEDRADAFLSLPGGIGTLEEFFEAWTAAYLGMHDKPVVMLDPIGHYEGLLAWLHGLVDSGYVARSALDRLIVVDNIDEAMAACAPRL; encoded by the coding sequence GTGCGTGTGCCCGATCGACCCGACCGCCCGTGGGCGGTCTGTGTGTACTGCGCCTCCAGCCCGACCGACGAGAGGTTGCTGAGCCTGGCCGCTCGCGTCGGAGAGGCGATCGCCGACCGCGGCTGGACGCTGGTTTCCGGCGGCGGGAACGTTTCCGCGATGGGCGCCCTCGCCCACGCCGCCAGGGCGCACGGCGGCCGGACGGTCGGGGTGATCCCCAAGGCGCTGGTGCACCGGGAGGTCGCCGACGTCGACGCCGACGAGCTCGTCGTCACCGACACCATGCGTGAGCGCAAACAGGTGATGGAGGACCGCGCCGACGCGTTTCTGTCATTACCCGGGGGCATCGGCACACTCGAGGAATTTTTCGAAGCCTGGACTGCCGCGTATTTGGGTATGCATGACAAGCCGGTGGTGATGCTCGATCCGATCGGTCACTACGAGGGTCTGCTGGCCTGGTTGCACGGTTTGGTCGACAGCGGTTACGTCGCCCGCAGTGCGCTGGACCGGTTGATCGTCGTCGACAACATCGACGAGGCGATGGCAGCGTGCGCCCCTCGCCTCTGA
- the fadD6 gene encoding long-chain-acyl-CoA synthetase FadD6 yields MSDEKSGTRSSVGLLDIAARLPGFLMDVPTILGGVVTGFGARPSAKTSIGKVFQERAAKYADKTFLRFEDRDISYREANETVNRYAAVLADRGVGRGDVVAIMLRNSPEPVLLMLAAVKCGAISGMLNFHQRGDVLKHSLGLLSAKVVIADPDFVDPIKECGADTDGLLTIEEFEELAEGAPTDDPESASAVLAKDKAFYIFTSGTTGMPKASVMTHYRWLRALAGFGGLGVRLSSKDTMYCCLPLYHNNALTVALSSVLNSGATLALGKSFSASKFWDDVIRYDATAFVYIGEICTYLLNQPKKDTDRKHKVRVIAGNGLRPAIWDEFTNRFGIDRVCEFYAASEGNTAFVNALNVDKTTGMCPTPVAFVEYDGDSGDPVRDEKGRVKKVRTGEPGLLLSKVSNFQPFDGYTDEKESEKKLVRDAFKDGDVWFNTGDLMRYQGLGHAAFVDRLGDTFRWKGENVATTEVEAALSLDPTVDECTVYGVEVEGAGGRAGMAAIKLNEGCDFDGKTLAQTLYDRLPSYAVPLFVRVVGELEHTSTFKSLKVDLRKEGHGSHIEDPLYVLKSRDEGYVEYYDEYAEEVKEGKKPK; encoded by the coding sequence ATGAGCGACGAGAAATCGGGGACTCGTAGCAGCGTCGGTTTGCTGGACATCGCCGCGAGGTTGCCGGGGTTCCTCATGGACGTGCCGACGATCCTGGGCGGCGTCGTCACCGGGTTCGGGGCCAGGCCGTCGGCGAAGACGTCGATCGGCAAGGTCTTCCAGGAGCGGGCCGCCAAGTACGCCGACAAGACCTTCCTCAGGTTCGAGGACCGCGACATCTCCTACCGGGAGGCCAACGAGACGGTCAACCGCTACGCCGCCGTACTGGCCGACCGCGGAGTCGGCCGCGGTGACGTCGTGGCGATCATGCTGCGCAACTCACCCGAACCCGTGCTGCTCATGCTGGCGGCCGTCAAATGCGGCGCTATCTCCGGGATGCTCAACTTCCACCAGCGCGGCGACGTGCTCAAGCACAGCCTCGGCCTGCTCTCGGCCAAGGTCGTGATCGCCGACCCCGACTTCGTCGACCCGATCAAGGAATGCGGCGCCGACACCGACGGTCTGCTGACGATCGAGGAGTTCGAGGAGCTCGCGGAGGGCGCCCCGACCGACGACCCGGAATCGGCGTCGGCCGTCCTCGCCAAGGACAAGGCGTTCTACATCTTCACCTCGGGCACCACCGGGATGCCGAAGGCCAGCGTGATGACGCACTACCGCTGGCTGCGCGCACTGGCCGGCTTCGGCGGGCTCGGTGTGCGGCTGAGCAGCAAGGACACCATGTACTGCTGCCTGCCGCTGTACCACAACAACGCGCTGACGGTGGCGCTGTCGTCGGTGCTGAACTCCGGCGCGACACTCGCGCTGGGCAAGTCGTTCTCGGCGTCGAAGTTCTGGGACGACGTCATCCGTTACGACGCCACCGCATTCGTCTACATCGGTGAGATCTGCACCTACCTGCTCAACCAGCCGAAGAAGGACACCGACCGCAAGCACAAGGTCCGCGTCATCGCGGGCAACGGTCTGCGCCCGGCGATCTGGGACGAGTTCACCAACCGGTTCGGTATCGACCGGGTGTGCGAGTTCTACGCCGCCAGCGAGGGCAACACCGCCTTCGTCAACGCCCTCAACGTCGACAAGACCACCGGCATGTGCCCGACCCCGGTCGCGTTCGTCGAATACGACGGCGACTCGGGAGATCCGGTCCGCGACGAGAAGGGCCGGGTCAAGAAGGTCCGCACGGGTGAGCCGGGGCTGCTGTTGAGCAAGGTCAGCAACTTCCAGCCCTTCGACGGCTACACCGACGAGAAGGAGTCCGAGAAGAAGCTCGTTCGCGACGCCTTCAAGGACGGCGACGTGTGGTTCAACACCGGCGACCTGATGCGCTACCAGGGTCTCGGGCACGCTGCGTTCGTCGACCGCCTGGGCGACACCTTCCGGTGGAAGGGGGAGAACGTCGCCACCACCGAGGTCGAGGCGGCGCTGTCGTTGGACCCGACGGTGGACGAGTGCACGGTCTACGGCGTCGAGGTGGAAGGCGCAGGCGGCCGGGCGGGTATGGCGGCGATCAAGCTCAACGAGGGCTGCGACTTCGACGGCAAGACGCTGGCGCAGACCCTCTACGACCGGCTGCCCTCGTACGCCGTACCGCTGTTCGTCCGCGTCGTCGGCGAACTCGAGCACACCTCGACCTTCAAGAGCCTCAAGGTCGACCTGCGCAAGGAGGGCCACGGCAGCCACATCGAGGATCCGCTGTACGTGCTCAAGAGCCGCGACGAGGGCTACGTCGAGTACTACGACGAGTACGCCGAAGAGGTCAAGGAAGGCAAGAAGCCGAAGTAG
- the folP gene encoding dihydropteroate synthase yields the protein MESTFCGRPVAGDRAMIMAIVNRTPDSFYDRGATFTDEAAKSAAYRVVEDGADVVDVGGVKAGPGQTVGADEEIARVVSFIEWLRGTFPDVVISVDTWRASVAKQACAAGADLINDTWGGSDPGLPEVAAEFNAGLVCSHTGGAVPRTRPFRVNYGITERGVVDDVIAEVTSAAERAVAAGVARDRILIDPTHDFGKNTYHGLSLLRHVEELVKTGWPVLMALSNKDFVGETLGVGLTERLEGTLAATALAAHAGAAMFRVHEVGPTRRVLEMVASIQGVRPPTRTVRGLA from the coding sequence GTGGAGTCGACCTTCTGCGGACGTCCGGTCGCCGGTGACCGCGCCATGATCATGGCGATCGTGAACCGGACGCCGGACTCGTTCTACGACCGGGGCGCGACGTTCACCGACGAGGCCGCCAAATCCGCCGCCTATCGCGTCGTCGAGGACGGGGCCGACGTGGTCGACGTCGGCGGGGTCAAGGCCGGTCCGGGTCAGACCGTGGGCGCCGACGAGGAGATCGCCCGCGTCGTGTCGTTCATCGAATGGCTGCGCGGCACGTTCCCCGACGTGGTGATCAGCGTCGACACCTGGCGGGCCTCGGTGGCCAAACAGGCCTGCGCCGCCGGCGCCGATCTGATCAACGACACCTGGGGCGGTAGCGACCCCGGACTGCCCGAGGTCGCCGCCGAGTTCAACGCCGGGCTGGTCTGCTCCCACACCGGGGGAGCGGTGCCACGCACCCGCCCGTTCCGCGTCAACTACGGCATCACCGAACGCGGCGTGGTCGACGACGTCATCGCCGAGGTCACCTCGGCGGCGGAGCGGGCGGTCGCCGCGGGCGTCGCGCGGGACCGGATTCTCATCGATCCGACGCACGATTTCGGCAAGAACACTTACCACGGTCTTAGTTTGTTGCGGCACGTGGAAGAGCTTGTAAAAACTGGATGGCCGGTCCTGATGGCGCTGAGCAACAAGGATTTCGTCGGGGAGACTCTGGGTGTGGGTTTGACTGAACGCCTCGAGGGCACCCTCGCAGCAACCGCGCTGGCAGCGCACGCCGGTGCGGCGATGTTCCGGGTGCACGAGGTCGGGCCCACTCGGCGCGTACTGGAGATGGTCGCGTCGATCCAAGGCGTGCGTCCGCCGACGCGCACGGTGAGGGGACTGGCATGA
- a CDS encoding DivIVA domain-containing protein: protein MTLILLYLVVLVLVGVVLFGVGSVLFGRGESLPPLPRATTATVLPASGVTGADVDAVKFTQTLRGYKPGEVDWVLDRLGQEIDALRGELAAVRAAAELAEESP, encoded by the coding sequence GTGACGCTGATACTGCTTTACCTGGTGGTCCTCGTCCTGGTGGGCGTCGTGCTGTTCGGGGTCGGCAGCGTGCTGTTCGGCCGCGGGGAGTCGCTGCCGCCACTGCCACGCGCCACCACCGCGACGGTGCTGCCGGCCTCCGGCGTCACCGGCGCCGATGTCGACGCGGTGAAGTTCACGCAGACGCTGCGCGGCTACAAACCCGGCGAGGTCGACTGGGTGCTCGACCGGCTCGGTCAGGAGATCGACGCGCTGCGCGGTGAACTGGCCGCGGTGCGCGCCGCCGCGGAGCTGGCCGAGGAGTCCCCGTGA
- the glgC gene encoding glucose-1-phosphate adenylyltransferase yields the protein MRELPHVLGIVLAGGEGKRLYPLTADRAKPAVPFGGAYRLIDFVLSNLVNARYLRICVLTQYKSHSLDRHISQNWRLSGLAGEYITPVPAQQRLGPRWYTGSADAIYQSMNLIYDEDPDYIVVFGADHVYRMDPEQMVQFHIESGAGATVAGIRVPRAEASAFGVIDADESGRIRSFVEKPADPPGTPDNPDEAFVSMGNYIFTTKVLIDAIRADADDDDSDHDMGGDIIPRLVGDGMAAVYDFSNNEVPGATERDHGYWRDVGTLDAFYDAHMDLVSVHPIFNLYNKRWPIRGESENLAPAKFVNGGSAQESVVGAGSIISAASVRNSVLSSNVYIDDGAIVEGSVIMPGTRIGRGAVVRHAILDKNVVVGPGEMVGVDLEKDRERFSVSAGGVVAVGKGIWI from the coding sequence ATGAGGGAATTGCCACACGTGCTGGGCATCGTCCTGGCCGGCGGGGAGGGCAAGCGGCTGTATCCGCTGACGGCGGACCGGGCCAAGCCGGCGGTTCCCTTCGGTGGGGCCTACCGGCTCATCGACTTCGTGCTGTCGAATCTGGTCAACGCGCGCTACCTGCGGATCTGCGTCCTCACCCAGTACAAGTCGCACTCGCTGGACCGGCACATCTCGCAGAACTGGCGGTTGAGCGGCCTGGCGGGGGAGTACATCACCCCGGTTCCGGCCCAGCAGCGCCTCGGGCCGCGGTGGTACACCGGTTCGGCCGATGCGATCTACCAGTCGATGAACCTGATCTACGACGAGGATCCGGACTACATCGTGGTGTTCGGCGCCGACCACGTGTACCGGATGGACCCCGAGCAGATGGTGCAGTTCCACATCGAGAGCGGTGCGGGGGCCACCGTCGCGGGCATCCGCGTGCCCCGCGCGGAGGCGAGTGCGTTCGGGGTCATCGACGCCGACGAATCCGGTCGCATCCGCAGCTTCGTCGAGAAGCCGGCCGACCCGCCCGGGACGCCGGACAACCCCGACGAGGCGTTCGTCTCGATGGGCAACTACATCTTCACCACCAAGGTGCTGATCGACGCGATCCGCGCCGACGCCGACGACGACGACTCCGACCACGACATGGGCGGCGACATCATCCCGCGCCTGGTGGGCGACGGGATGGCCGCGGTCTACGACTTCAGCAACAACGAGGTGCCCGGCGCGACCGAACGCGACCACGGCTACTGGCGTGACGTCGGCACGCTCGACGCGTTCTACGACGCGCACATGGATCTGGTGTCGGTGCACCCGATCTTCAACCTCTACAACAAGCGCTGGCCGATCCGCGGCGAGTCGGAGAACCTGGCACCGGCGAAGTTCGTCAACGGCGGCTCCGCCCAGGAGTCCGTGGTGGGGGCGGGCAGCATCATCTCCGCGGCGTCGGTGCGCAATTCGGTGTTGTCGTCGAACGTCTACATCGACGACGGCGCGATCGTCGAGGGCAGCGTCATCATGCCCGGCACCCGGATCGGACGCGGCGCCGTGGTGCGGCACGCGATCCTGGACAAGAACGTCGTCGTCGGGCCGGGGGAGATGGTCGGGGTGGACCTCGAGAAGGACCGTGAGCGGTTCTCGGTCAGCGCCGGTGGCGTCGTGGCGGTCGGCAAGGGCATCTGGATCTAG
- a CDS encoding DNA-3-methyladenine glycosylase I, producing the protein MTVAAEERVVDDGRVRCGWLDGSRLAAADFELYRDYHDFEWGQPVLESPALFERISLEAFQSGLSWLIILRKRENFRRAFDGFDIDRVAGYTDRDVERLMADTGIVRNRAKIEATIANARATAALSDAGVDLAQLLWSFAPARRGRPAGLSEVPAVTPESTAMAKELKRRGFRFVGPTTAYALMQATGMVDDHIATCWVPPAVEVPRHSG; encoded by the coding sequence GTGACCGTCGCCGCCGAGGAAAGGGTCGTCGACGACGGCCGGGTCCGGTGCGGCTGGTTGGACGGATCCCGGCTTGCCGCAGCGGATTTCGAGCTCTACCGGGACTACCACGATTTCGAGTGGGGGCAACCGGTTCTCGAGTCCCCTGCGCTGTTCGAGCGGATCAGCCTGGAAGCCTTCCAGAGTGGTCTGTCGTGGCTCATCATCCTGCGCAAGCGGGAGAACTTCCGGCGGGCGTTCGACGGCTTCGACATCGACCGCGTCGCCGGGTACACCGACCGCGACGTCGAGCGGTTGATGGCCGACACCGGAATCGTCCGCAACCGCGCGAAGATCGAGGCGACCATCGCCAACGCGCGCGCCACGGCCGCCCTCTCCGACGCCGGGGTCGATCTCGCGCAGCTGCTGTGGTCGTTCGCACCGGCCCGGCGGGGCAGGCCGGCGGGGCTGTCCGAGGTACCCGCGGTCACCCCCGAATCGACCGCCATGGCCAAGGAACTCAAACGCCGCGGCTTCCGGTTCGTCGGTCCCACGACGGCCTACGCGCTCATGCAGGCGACCGGAATGGTCGACGACCACATCGCGACGTGCTGGGTGCCACCGGCCGTCGAGGTGCCTCGACACAGCGGTTAA
- a CDS encoding DUF3117 domain-containing protein: MAAMKPRTGDGPLEATKEGRGIVMRVPLEGGGRLVVELTPDEAAALGDELKNVTS; encoded by the coding sequence ATGGCGGCGATGAAGCCCCGGACCGGTGACGGTCCCCTGGAAGCAACCAAGGAGGGGCGCGGCATCGTGATGCGGGTACCACTGGAAGGTGGTGGCCGGCTCGTCGTCGAATTGACTCCAGACGAGGCGGCCGCGCTGGGCGACGAACTGAAGAACGTCACCAGCTAG
- a CDS encoding ATP-binding protein, which produces MPVDWVVAPHEPALESIEAGVRTRSGAVVIGPAGVGKTTLLRAAAERLGPGGSVTGTAFDAAIPFGAFRRLIDIPATGKTAAIVRAARERLRDQVLYVDDAHLLDPLSATLLYQLGLTGTASLVVSVAAGTPVPAPLAALWEDDLLARIDLQPPGHDDTRVAAQVESFIADLPAPARHALEYLAVCDPLPAAELRALAGDEAVVAATAAGAVAVEGDVVHAGHPLFVDAVRDRIGGPDLRRLRTEVVARLWAARPTGVLERLQVAAMALDCDHDVPAAELTAAAEEALRLGDLRLSERLARAALQDSGELRARLALGYALGWQGRGREADEVLAAVDEAALDEGDLMAWALPCAANRFWMLSEPERATAFLRTVRNQVVNPAARTTIDALSSTFAMNAGTPARAVEIASEVLDSADADDTAIGWAAAAAALSCARMGRFLEVDALAERAAAADHPGLLRFTTGFGQTTALMMSGELDRAQELARRITEFAELQQPGRAIGEVLIADVLIARGDVDGAAALLRDAAAALAPTGYSWGPLAWMLLAQALGERGAAVEAGKALARAESRHGLKSMLFAPELGLGRAWTMSARRDTHGAVAAARDAARTAERGGQLAVALRALHVAVRLGDARAADHMARLGVDCEFGRIALLHARAFTAADPVGLDEAAGAFAAIGLQGSAADAERQADAVRA; this is translated from the coding sequence GTGCCTGTCGACTGGGTTGTGGCGCCGCACGAACCGGCACTGGAATCCATCGAGGCGGGCGTCCGCACGCGCTCCGGCGCCGTGGTCATCGGCCCGGCCGGGGTGGGTAAGACGACGTTGTTGCGGGCAGCCGCCGAGCGCCTGGGGCCGGGCGGGTCGGTCACGGGAACCGCCTTCGACGCCGCCATCCCGTTCGGCGCGTTCCGCCGTCTGATCGACATCCCGGCCACCGGCAAGACGGCGGCGATCGTGCGCGCGGCGCGCGAGAGACTGCGCGATCAGGTGCTCTACGTCGACGACGCGCATCTGCTCGACCCGTTGTCGGCGACCCTGCTGTATCAGCTCGGGCTGACCGGCACCGCGAGCCTGGTGGTGTCGGTGGCCGCCGGGACGCCGGTGCCCGCGCCGCTCGCGGCACTGTGGGAGGACGATCTGCTGGCCCGCATCGACCTGCAACCGCCGGGGCACGACGACACCCGGGTCGCGGCGCAGGTCGAGTCCTTCATCGCCGATCTCCCGGCGCCGGCGCGGCACGCACTGGAGTACCTGGCGGTCTGCGATCCGCTGCCGGCGGCCGAGTTGCGTGCGCTGGCCGGTGACGAGGCCGTGGTGGCGGCGACGGCTGCGGGTGCGGTCGCCGTCGAGGGTGACGTGGTGCACGCGGGACATCCGTTGTTCGTCGATGCCGTCCGGGACCGGATCGGCGGACCGGACCTGCGCAGGCTGCGCACCGAGGTCGTCGCGCGGCTGTGGGCAGCCCGACCGACCGGCGTCCTGGAGCGGCTGCAGGTGGCGGCGATGGCGCTCGACTGCGACCACGACGTGCCCGCCGCGGAGTTGACGGCCGCCGCCGAGGAGGCGCTGCGGCTCGGTGACCTCCGGCTGAGTGAGCGCCTGGCGCGCGCGGCGCTGCAGGATTCGGGTGAGCTGCGGGCCCGGTTGGCGCTGGGCTACGCGCTCGGCTGGCAGGGCCGCGGACGCGAAGCCGACGAGGTGCTCGCCGCGGTCGACGAAGCCGCGCTCGACGAGGGCGACCTGATGGCGTGGGCGTTGCCGTGCGCGGCGAACCGGTTCTGGATGCTCTCGGAACCCGAACGGGCGACGGCGTTCCTGCGCACGGTGCGCAACCAGGTGGTCAACCCGGCCGCCAGGACGACGATCGATGCGCTGTCGTCGACCTTCGCGATGAACGCGGGTACCCCGGCCCGGGCGGTGGAGATCGCCTCCGAGGTGCTCGACTCCGCGGACGCCGATGACACGGCGATCGGGTGGGCGGCCGCCGCCGCGGCCCTCAGCTGCGCCCGGATGGGCCGGTTCCTCGAGGTCGACGCGCTGGCGGAGCGGGCCGCGGCCGCCGATCACCCCGGCCTGCTGCGCTTCACCACCGGATTCGGGCAGACGACGGCGCTGATGATGTCCGGTGAGCTGGACCGCGCACAGGAACTGGCCCGGCGGATCACCGAATTCGCCGAACTGCAGCAGCCGGGGCGGGCGATCGGCGAGGTGCTGATCGCCGACGTGCTCATCGCCCGCGGCGACGTGGACGGCGCGGCGGCGCTGCTGCGTGACGCGGCAGCGGCCCTCGCACCGACGGGCTATTCGTGGGGCCCGTTGGCGTGGATGCTCCTCGCGCAGGCGCTGGGCGAGCGGGGCGCCGCCGTCGAGGCCGGTAAAGCGTTGGCCCGCGCGGAGTCTCGGCACGGACTCAAGTCGATGCTGTTCGCTCCCGAACTCGGGCTCGGCCGGGCCTGGACGATGTCGGCGCGCCGCGACACCCACGGCGCGGTCGCCGCGGCCCGCGATGCGGCGCGCACCGCCGAGCGGGGTGGTCAGCTGGCGGTGGCGCTACGGGCCTTGCACGTCGCGGTGCGCCTGGGTGATGCGCGCGCGGCCGACCACATGGCCCGCCTCGGCGTCGACTGTGAGTTCGGGCGGATCGCACTCCTGCACGCCAGGGCGTTCACGGCGGCGGACCCGGTCGGGCTGGACGAGGCCGCCGGGGCGTTCGCTGCGATAGGCCTGCAGGGCTCGGCCGCCGATGCCGAGCGGCAGGCCGACGCCGTGCGGGCCTGA
- the glgA gene encoding glycogen synthase codes for MRVAMMTREYPPEVYGGAGVHVTELVAQLRHLCEVDVHCMGAPRADAFVAAPDPALVGANPALSTLSADLNMVNAAGQATVVHSHTWYTGLAGHLSALLYGIPHVLTAHSLEPMRPWKAEQLGGGYRVSSWVEKTAVEAADAVIAVSNGMRDDVLKTYPALDPHRVHVVRNGIDTDVWYPVEPDPRESVLAELGVDPTRPIVAFVGRITRQKGVAHLVAAAHHFAPEVQLVLCAGAPDTPEIAAEVTSAVQQLARARTGVFWVREMLPIGKIREILSAATVFVCPSVYEPLGIVNLEAMACGTAVVASDVGGIPEVVADHQTGLLVHYDAADTAFFETRLADAVNSLVAEPQRARAYGAAGRERCIAEFSWAHIAEQTMEIYRKVSG; via the coding sequence ATGCGGGTGGCGATGATGACTCGGGAGTATCCACCCGAGGTCTACGGCGGAGCAGGCGTACACGTCACCGAACTCGTCGCCCAGTTACGCCATCTGTGCGAGGTCGACGTGCACTGCATGGGCGCACCCCGCGCCGACGCCTTCGTCGCCGCGCCGGATCCGGCACTGGTGGGCGCCAACCCGGCGTTGTCGACGCTGTCGGCGGATCTGAACATGGTCAATGCGGCCGGGCAGGCCACCGTCGTGCACTCCCACACCTGGTACACCGGGCTGGCGGGGCATCTGTCGGCGCTGCTGTACGGCATCCCCCACGTGCTCACGGCGCATTCGCTGGAGCCGATGCGGCCGTGGAAGGCCGAACAGCTCGGCGGCGGCTACCGGGTGTCGTCCTGGGTGGAGAAGACCGCGGTCGAGGCGGCCGACGCGGTGATCGCCGTCAGCAACGGGATGCGTGACGACGTGCTCAAGACCTATCCCGCGCTCGATCCCCACCGGGTGCACGTTGTGCGCAACGGCATCGACACCGACGTCTGGTACCCGGTCGAACCGGATCCGAGGGAGTCGGTGCTCGCCGAACTCGGGGTGGATCCGACGCGGCCGATCGTGGCGTTCGTCGGCCGGATCACGCGGCAGAAGGGCGTGGCCCACCTCGTCGCGGCCGCCCACCACTTCGCCCCCGAGGTGCAGTTGGTGCTGTGTGCCGGGGCGCCCGACACCCCGGAGATCGCCGCGGAGGTGACGTCCGCGGTGCAGCAGCTGGCCCGCGCCCGCACCGGGGTGTTCTGGGTGCGGGAGATGCTGCCGATCGGCAAGATTCGCGAAATCCTCTCGGCGGCAACTGTTTTCGTCTGCCCGTCGGTGTATGAACCGCTGGGCATCGTCAACCTCGAGGCGATGGCATGCGGGACGGCGGTGGTCGCCTCGGACGTCGGCGGCATCCCCGAGGTCGTCGCCGACCACCAGACCGGGCTGCTGGTGCACTACGACGCTGCCGACACCGCCTTCTTCGAGACCCGGTTGGCCGATGCGGTCAACTCACTGGTCGCCGAACCGCAGCGGGCGCGCGCATACGGCGCCGCAGGCCGTGAACGGTGCATCGCCGAATTCTCGTGGGCGCACATCGCCGAGCAGACCATGGAGATCTACCGCAAGGTGTCGGGGTAG